In a single window of the Montipora capricornis isolate CH-2021 chromosome 11, ASM3666992v2, whole genome shotgun sequence genome:
- the LOC138023105 gene encoding uncharacterized protein — MDERTCIEALGQIIFHFTRSVSQQYSPKNPEYSQETLEYSLLQNTGREWYAQPVDEIIYQEYSDKEATVDDFLPASCTVKAVVLDACSPGDIEEQDENHGADIDRAMSWKQLRPSALRTMCKSMVIGASISLLSAIVIGMMFAMISYLSYRTYLNCEFKPKKLIALNIQWAKIICDIISNFFLYIWVFLLALVLFRSYQLSGVRKKLFLCCMLIYFLDSLYRVTLQALGITKTLPLSKEQVIPLFSLFVISILGHNYLLANNLCLHSKRQKCAVFLLFSAIYCLPFTAGIIVSSVIYPAYIKQNEQGKLIIALFSPLIGVAFKTSSRICLQRLWRITHPAYSYVMMAPVYGASAIMFRVMQVDLGNLKAIAYLGIIHGVAEVIERSIVVVIDHICQQILKRTSVPWGRYRTPRTERITADIAIMSMLYESTAIVSINGFFHLYQFIYMKNLSHWAVFQSFTEMTAVPLVIEWLFTSLSLAIETRYQNLAVMAVWRKDWRRHILVAMLNVLPLAVWTSQNLFTLVQARFEDPLHQVPCKMPFS, encoded by the coding sequence ATGGACGAACGCACATGCATCGAAGCGCTTGGACAGATCATCTTTCATTTTACACGAAGTGTATCCCAACAATACAGCCCAAAGAACCCTGAATATAGTCAAGAAACCTTAGAATACAGCCTTTTGCAGAATACAGGCCGAGAATGGTACGCTCAACCAGTGGACGAGATTATTTATCAGGAATACAGTGACAAAGAGGCGACGGTGGATGATTTTTTACCAGCCTCATGTACAGTTAAGGCGGTCGTTTTAGACGCTTGTTCCCCCGGAGACATCGAAGAACAAGACGAAAATCACGGAGCGGATATCGATCGAGCAATGTCCTGGAAGCAGCTTAGACCATCTGCTTTGCGAACAATGTGTAAGTCAATGGTCATCGGCGCTTCGATTTCGCTTCTCTCAGCCATCGTTATTGGCATGATGTTCGCAATGATCTCTTATCTTAGCTATAGAACTTATCTCAACTGTGAGTTTAAACCAAAGAAGTTAATTGCGCTTAATATACAATGGGCGAAAATAATTTGTGATATCAtctctaacttttttttgtatatttggGTGTTTCTCCTAGCGCTAGTTCTTTTTCGTTCATATCAACTGTCAGGAGTGAGGAAAAAACTCTTTCTATGTTGCATGTTGATTTACTTCTTGGATTCACTGTATCGAGTGACTTTACAAGCTCTTGGAATCACTAAAACGTTACCGCTTTCCAAGGAACAAGTCATCCCTCTATTCAGTCTCTTTGTCATAAGTATTTTGGGTCACAACTACTTGTTAGCAAATAATCTCTGCCTTCATTCAAAGCGACAAAAATGTGCTgttttcttgctcttttcagcCATTTATTGTTTACCTTTTACAGCGGGTATCATTGTTTCTTCAGTTATTTATCCTGCGTATATAAAACAAAACGAACAAGGCAAACTGATCATCGCTCTATTTTCTCCACTCATTGGGGTAGCCTTCAAGACATCATCTCGTATTTGTCTTCAGAGACTTTGGAGAATAACACACCCAGCTTATTCTTACGTTATGATGGCGCCAGTGTATGGTGCCTCAGCGATCATGTTCCGTGTTATGCAGGTAGATCTCGGTAACTTAAAAGCCATCGCCTATCTTGGAATAATTCACGGCGTTGCCGAAGTCATAGAACGAAGCATAGTTGTTGTCATCGATCACATATGCCAACAAATCTTGAAACGAACCTCAGTTCCTTGGGGGCGCTACCGAACTCCGCGTACCGAGAGAATAACAGCGGACATCGCCATCATGAGCATGCTCTATGAGTCCACCGCAATTGTCTCCATCAATGGATTCTTTCATTTGTACCAATTCATTTATATGAAGAACTTATCCCACTGGGCAGTTTTCCAATCGTTTACCGAGATGACTGCAGTTCCATTAGTCATCGAGTGGCTTTTCACAAGTTTGTCTTTGGCGATTGAAACGCGATACCAGAATTTGGCCGTCATGGCAGTTTGGAGAAAGGACTGGAGAAGACACATTCTTGTTGCTATGTTGAACGTTTTACCATTGGCTGTTTGGACGAGTCAAAATCTTTTTACTTTAGTCCAGGCACGATTTGAGGATCCTTTGCATCAAGTTCCTTGCAAAATGccattttcttaa